The Peromyscus eremicus chromosome 8b, PerEre_H2_v1, whole genome shotgun sequence genome contains a region encoding:
- the Rfx6 gene encoding DNA-binding protein RFX6 isoform X1, giving the protein MAITLPGIYILYHYYGIGIKETSAYYHSVYSGKGLTRFSGSKLKNEGGFTRKYSLSSKTGTLLPEFPSAQHLVYQGCISKDKVDTLIMMYKTHCQCILDNAINGNFEEIQHFLLHFWQGMPDHLLPLLENPVIIDIFCVCDSILYKVLTDVLIPATMQEMPESLLSDIRNFAKNWEQWVVSSLENLPEALTDKKIPIVRRFVSSLKRQTSFLHLAQIARPALFDQHVVNSMVSDIEKVDLNSIGSQALLTIPSSTDTESDIYSEHDSITVFQELKDLLKKNATVEAFIEWLDTVVEQRVIKTSKQNGRSLKKRAQDFLLKWSFFGARVMHNLTLNNASSFGSFHLIRMLLDEYILLAMETQFNNDKEQELQNLLDKYMKNSDASKAAFMASPSSCFLANRNKGSSLSSDTVKNESHVETSYVPLPPAQPGSIPPALHPFPAENAENMPLTGQIELSQSTGHLMTPPISPAMASRGSVINQGPMAGRPPSVGSVLSVPTHCSTYPEPIYPTLPPANHDFYGTNSNYQTVFRAQSHPSSNLYTHRAEHGRCMAWTDQQLSRDFFSGSCAGSPYNSRPPSSYGPSTHTQESQSIQFLNTGSFNFLSNSGAGSCQGATLPSNSPNGYYGNNINYSEAQRLGSMVNQHVSVISSVRSLPPYSDIHDPLNILDDSGRKQSNSFYPDTASPVACRTPVVASNLQTQISSSSSQCMYGTSNQYPVQETLDSNGASNRDMVSSLPPINTVFMGTAAGGT; this is encoded by the exons GGTGGTTTTACTCGAAAATACTCCCTTAGCTCAAAAACAGGAACACTTCTTCCAGAATTCCCCAGTGCTCAACATCTTGTGTACCAAGGATGCATTTCTAAGGACAAG GTTGATACTCTCATAATGATGTACAAAACTCACTGCCAGTGTATCCTTGACAACGCAATCAATGGGAACTTTGAAGAG ATCCAGCATTTCTTACTGCACTTTTGGCAAGGAATGCCTGACCATCTCCTTCCCCTGCTGGAAAATCCTGTTATCATTGACATTTTCTGTGTTTGTGACTCAATTCTTTATAAG GTTCTTACAGATGTCCTCATTCCTGCCACAATGCAAGAAATGCCTGAAAG CTTGCTATCAGACATAAGAAATTTTGCTAAAAATTGGGAACAGTGGGTTGTTTCATCCTTGGAAAACTTGCCAGAAGCCCTAACTGACAAGAAAATCCCCATTGTGCGAAGATTCGTGTCTTCTCTGAAGCGACAGACATCTTTCTTGCATCTTGCTCAG ATCGCCAGGCCAGCTCTCTTTGACCAGCATGTGGTAAATTCCATGGTATCTGATATTGAAAAGGTTGACTTAAATAGTATCGGATCTCAGGCACTTCTCACCATCCCCAGCAGTACAGACACGGAATCTGACATCTACAGTGAAC ATGACTCTATCACTGTGTTCCAAGAACTGAAGGATCTCCTTAAGAAGAATGCTACAGTGGAAGCATTTATTGAATGGCTGGATACTGTGGTCGAGCAGAGAGTGATTAAG acaagcaaacaaaacggAAGATCCCTGAAGAAGAGGGCGCAAGACTTTCTGCTGAAGTGGAGCTTTTTTGGTGCCCGAGTAATGCACAACCTTACCTTGAACAACGCGTCGAGTTTCG GTTCTTTCCATCTGATCCGGATGCTTCTGGATGAATACATCCTCCTGGCCATGGAGACTCAATTTAATAATGACAAAGAGCAGGAACTGCAGAACTTACTGGACAAGTATATGAAGAACTCAG ATGCCAGTAAAGCTGCCTTCATGGCTTCCCCGAGCTCCTGCTTTCTGGCCAACCGTAATAAGGGCAGCTCACTTTCCAGTGATACCGTGAAGAATGAAAGCCATGTGGAGACATCCTACGTCCCTCTGCCTCCCGCCCAGCCTGGATCAATACCCCCTGCTCTGCACCCATTCCCAGCTGAGAATGCTGAGAATATGCCACTTACAG gtcaaATAGAGCTTTCACAGAGTACTGGCCATCTGATGACACCACCTATTTCTCCAGCCATGGCAAGCCGAGGAAGTGTCATTAACCAAGGGCCAATGGCAGGCAGACCCCCAAGTGTGGGCTCAGTTCTCTCAGTTCCAACACACTGCTCAACATATCCAGAGCCAATTTATCCTACCCTCCCTCCAGCCAACCATGACTTTTATGGGACCAACTCCAACTATCAGACTGTGTTCAGGGCACAGTCTCACCCTTCATCAAACCTCTATACTCACCGTGCAGAGCATGGGAGATGCatggcctggactgaccagcaGCTTTCCAGAGACTTCTTCAGTGGCAGTTGTGCTGGCTCTCCATATAATTCCAGACCACCTTCCAGCTACGgaccatccacacacacacaggagtcacAGAGCATACAGTTTTTGAACACGGGAAGCTTCAATTTCCTTAGTAATTCAGGAGCTGGCAGCTGCCAAGGAGCAACACTGCCTTCTAATTCTCCTAATG GATACTATGGAAACAATATAAACTACTCAGAAGCTCAGAGGCTCGGATCGATGGTGAACCAACATGTTTCCGTCATTAGTAGTGTTCGCTCACTGCCTCCCTACAGTGACATCCATGACCCACTTAACATTTTAGATGACAGTGGCCGGAAACAGAGCAACTCGTTTTATCCAGACACAGCCTCTCCAGTTGCATGTCGGACTCCTGTAGTAG CTTCCAATTTGCAAACCCAGATTTCCTCATCTTCATCCCAGTGTATGTATGGAACTTCTAATCAGTACCCAGTGCAAGAAACTCTGGACTCCAATGGAGCAAGCAATAGAGACATGGTGTCCTCTTTACCACCCATCAACACTGTATTTATGGGGACAGCAGCTGGAGGCACCTAA
- the Rfx6 gene encoding DNA-binding protein RFX6 isoform X2, producing MMYKTHCQCILDNAINGNFEEIQHFLLHFWQGMPDHLLPLLENPVIIDIFCVCDSILYKVLTDVLIPATMQEMPESLLSDIRNFAKNWEQWVVSSLENLPEALTDKKIPIVRRFVSSLKRQTSFLHLAQIARPALFDQHVVNSMVSDIEKVDLNSIGSQALLTIPSSTDTESDIYSEHDSITVFQELKDLLKKNATVEAFIEWLDTVVEQRVIKTSKQNGRSLKKRAQDFLLKWSFFGARVMHNLTLNNASSFGSFHLIRMLLDEYILLAMETQFNNDKEQELQNLLDKYMKNSDASKAAFMASPSSCFLANRNKGSSLSSDTVKNESHVETSYVPLPPAQPGSIPPALHPFPAENAENMPLTGQIELSQSTGHLMTPPISPAMASRGSVINQGPMAGRPPSVGSVLSVPTHCSTYPEPIYPTLPPANHDFYGTNSNYQTVFRAQSHPSSNLYTHRAEHGRCMAWTDQQLSRDFFSGSCAGSPYNSRPPSSYGPSTHTQESQSIQFLNTGSFNFLSNSGAGSCQGATLPSNSPNGYYGNNINYSEAQRLGSMVNQHVSVISSVRSLPPYSDIHDPLNILDDSGRKQSNSFYPDTASPVACRTPVVASNLQTQISSSSSQCMYGTSNQYPVQETLDSNGASNRDMVSSLPPINTVFMGTAAGGT from the exons ATGATGTACAAAACTCACTGCCAGTGTATCCTTGACAACGCAATCAATGGGAACTTTGAAGAG ATCCAGCATTTCTTACTGCACTTTTGGCAAGGAATGCCTGACCATCTCCTTCCCCTGCTGGAAAATCCTGTTATCATTGACATTTTCTGTGTTTGTGACTCAATTCTTTATAAG GTTCTTACAGATGTCCTCATTCCTGCCACAATGCAAGAAATGCCTGAAAG CTTGCTATCAGACATAAGAAATTTTGCTAAAAATTGGGAACAGTGGGTTGTTTCATCCTTGGAAAACTTGCCAGAAGCCCTAACTGACAAGAAAATCCCCATTGTGCGAAGATTCGTGTCTTCTCTGAAGCGACAGACATCTTTCTTGCATCTTGCTCAG ATCGCCAGGCCAGCTCTCTTTGACCAGCATGTGGTAAATTCCATGGTATCTGATATTGAAAAGGTTGACTTAAATAGTATCGGATCTCAGGCACTTCTCACCATCCCCAGCAGTACAGACACGGAATCTGACATCTACAGTGAAC ATGACTCTATCACTGTGTTCCAAGAACTGAAGGATCTCCTTAAGAAGAATGCTACAGTGGAAGCATTTATTGAATGGCTGGATACTGTGGTCGAGCAGAGAGTGATTAAG acaagcaaacaaaacggAAGATCCCTGAAGAAGAGGGCGCAAGACTTTCTGCTGAAGTGGAGCTTTTTTGGTGCCCGAGTAATGCACAACCTTACCTTGAACAACGCGTCGAGTTTCG GTTCTTTCCATCTGATCCGGATGCTTCTGGATGAATACATCCTCCTGGCCATGGAGACTCAATTTAATAATGACAAAGAGCAGGAACTGCAGAACTTACTGGACAAGTATATGAAGAACTCAG ATGCCAGTAAAGCTGCCTTCATGGCTTCCCCGAGCTCCTGCTTTCTGGCCAACCGTAATAAGGGCAGCTCACTTTCCAGTGATACCGTGAAGAATGAAAGCCATGTGGAGACATCCTACGTCCCTCTGCCTCCCGCCCAGCCTGGATCAATACCCCCTGCTCTGCACCCATTCCCAGCTGAGAATGCTGAGAATATGCCACTTACAG gtcaaATAGAGCTTTCACAGAGTACTGGCCATCTGATGACACCACCTATTTCTCCAGCCATGGCAAGCCGAGGAAGTGTCATTAACCAAGGGCCAATGGCAGGCAGACCCCCAAGTGTGGGCTCAGTTCTCTCAGTTCCAACACACTGCTCAACATATCCAGAGCCAATTTATCCTACCCTCCCTCCAGCCAACCATGACTTTTATGGGACCAACTCCAACTATCAGACTGTGTTCAGGGCACAGTCTCACCCTTCATCAAACCTCTATACTCACCGTGCAGAGCATGGGAGATGCatggcctggactgaccagcaGCTTTCCAGAGACTTCTTCAGTGGCAGTTGTGCTGGCTCTCCATATAATTCCAGACCACCTTCCAGCTACGgaccatccacacacacacaggagtcacAGAGCATACAGTTTTTGAACACGGGAAGCTTCAATTTCCTTAGTAATTCAGGAGCTGGCAGCTGCCAAGGAGCAACACTGCCTTCTAATTCTCCTAATG GATACTATGGAAACAATATAAACTACTCAGAAGCTCAGAGGCTCGGATCGATGGTGAACCAACATGTTTCCGTCATTAGTAGTGTTCGCTCACTGCCTCCCTACAGTGACATCCATGACCCACTTAACATTTTAGATGACAGTGGCCGGAAACAGAGCAACTCGTTTTATCCAGACACAGCCTCTCCAGTTGCATGTCGGACTCCTGTAGTAG CTTCCAATTTGCAAACCCAGATTTCCTCATCTTCATCCCAGTGTATGTATGGAACTTCTAATCAGTACCCAGTGCAAGAAACTCTGGACTCCAATGGAGCAAGCAATAGAGACATGGTGTCCTCTTTACCACCCATCAACACTGTATTTATGGGGACAGCAGCTGGAGGCACCTAA